The genomic window GTGAGTCATACTGATGCTAGTAGTGTTCTGTAGTGGCGTAGCGATACGTGGTACAATTATCACTGACAGCGGTATAGCATGTCCATCGTTGGTCAACAAGTTGATCATGGCAACATCCATCTTGCGGTTAAGTTGACAGTTTGCTCCAAAGGAAGAGATGTTGATGTCTTCTTGTTGATAAGGTTGTAGCACTAAGGAGCAGGCCAGATCTTGAGTGATAAATGATCGCTGGGATCCCTCGTCAAATAGCAGGTTGGCTACTGTACTTCTGTTCCCATGTGAGACTGTTGCTATAGCAGTCTTGAGTAAGCATACTCTGTTCAGTGTAGTGCAGGATGGTGGCAAAGTCATGGACAATGAGGTAGTGTCAGTTGTGTTAGAGCTCACAGGATTTGTTGGTGGGAGATTACAGATCTGCGGCTGTGTATTGTTAGCTGGTGGAATGGGATAACCTGAGACTGCACCAGTGTGGTGTTGTCCAACGTGCGTAGGTTGTGAGGAGTGTCCAGTATGTGGCTTAGCATGTTGGCCAGTGGGTTGCGGCTCATAACTGCATAGGCTCGTGTGATGCTTACGCCTACAATTGTGACATCTGTGCTTGGAATTACAGTAGGAGACCTTATGATGACCCAAACAATTGAAGCAGAGCTTTTCTTGACGAACTACAGCTGAGCGTTGCTTTGGGTCCTTGATAACATcacacacagaaggggagtgtGGGCCTTTGCAGAATGGACACTGCGGTTTACCTCTGGCTCCACCAATAGACTTGTTAGTAGCTGCAGCATGAAACAGTGCAGTCGGTGGCAAGGTAGAATTATGAGCATCTGTCTGTGACGATGATCCTGCCTCAAGAATGTAAATTTCAGTGAGGATGGCTTCTTGCAGTTCATCAATTTTCCACTCTTGTCTCCCATGTGCCCTGGCTAGGTTCTGTTTGATCTTGGGTGGAATTTTCCCAAGAATGATAGTGACAAGCATGCTGCTGTAAGTGTCTTGTGATTTTCCAAGTGAAGCCAGGCTACGGATGTGCCCTTCAATAGTGTCATGAAACTCACGTAGGCTGGCGAGTGTACCACTAGGACTATGGATATCAATTAAAGCTTGCATGTGAGCCTCTATCTGTTTATGTGGTTGACCAAAACGTTCCTTTAACAGGTCAATGGAGTGTTGGTAATTAGCATTAGTCAGTTGGAAGCCTGCAATAACACGAGCTGCTTCTCCTTGTAGTTGGCTTCTGAGATAACTCAACTTCTGTACTCCAGTTAAGGAGGTGCTATTGTGCACAGATGCTTCAAAGGTATCCCAGAATGACTGCCACAGAATGGGATTGCCACTGAATTGTGGTAATTCTAACTTAGGTAGACGGGTAACAGTGCTTGCATGATCTGCCTGACGCTCGGTGGCAGGTGGGGGAGGTGCACGTGGAGAGATTGTTGTGTCTCTTGCAGTGATAGAACTTAGGCGATGGGTTATCTTGGCTTTTGCTCTTGATATCGCAGCGTTGGTCTCTTCAGCTTGCAGTATTTCAGCTTCAATGGCCTCGTCTTCTTCGGTAGCTTCAAGTATCTTAGCGTCTAATGGGGTTATAAGTTCGTGCTTACGTATAAGCTGATCATGGAGATCCCTCAGAGTGGCTGTATTATCTTCGCTGAGGGGTTGTGGGTTCGCTAACACTTCGTCGACGCTCGCCAATATCTTCTTAAGGTGTGTTCTGTATCCTCTCCGTGAACATTGGGCTCGCTTAATGTCCGCCATAATCCGTCTTCTTCAGCTCACAGCACCAAAATGAGGTGGAGGTTATGATAATATAGTGGACTgtacctggtcacagcaccaaaatgcTGCGGAACGTTCCTATCCTGGACAGGTCTGACTCGGGATTGGCGGAGTGGAGGAGGATTCGAGCCACGTACAATCTGAACACCTCGTgttgtacccacaatcgaaagtatATAACATACACGTGCAGTACAGACATGCGCACAatataataattaaataattagaGTTCTAAATAGGGAAGTTACTGTTCAGTCGTCATGACAACCATCAATATTATTAAACATGACACACCTTGTGTTACACGGTCAACTAATATCTGGAATTTCGATCGTGTGACAGCTGTGTAAGTTTTTGAGGACAATGCTTTGCTTACATCTGATCAAGATGGAGATGAATGCTAAAGGTATGGTAGTACTAATAATAGGTATTTTACAAAAGTGTAGTGTagtactattcgagggtgcgGTACAATTCCTAGAAACAAGGCAGGACAAATCAAGTGAATATGGTAAATTAGATTCTGGGGAGTTCCTAACAAGTCATAGGCACACAAATTTTCAAGTCTGAGATTCTAGACTATTACAATACCACATATTCTAAAAGTTGCTATAAAATAAGTGACCAAATTTTGCATAACTGATTGATCAGGGaatacaaaattctaacatGAGATAGCAGTCTTACCATATTTATCAGTAAGTAAGTTGACAGTTGCATTCAAATCATTCCGGGTCTCTTGCCTTTTTCTGGTATTGTTAATGTTGGCAAGATCTTTTAGTAGTATTACTTTTCCAGTTTCCTGACAAAGTGTCTGCTGCACTAGCTTATTGTTTGCTTTCATTTCCAGCAACTTAGCTGCTTTCTCCTTGACTTCTTTTGGTAAACGTCTTTGTTGGGGAAGATGGTTAAACAGTTCCTATCACAGTAAGGACCAGTGTACAGAACGGCAACACAGAACATGTAGGGCTACCTGAGACAAGTCATGGCTATGTTCCAAGCATAAGCTCTTTACTTCCAAAGCATCACCAGCTGCATTTGCCCTCAGTGATATGTTTACTGGACAATCTTGCTTGAAGGTCCTTTTAACAAGAAAAACAGAATACATAAGCATAGCTGGCTGTAAAAGAAGGTGCATACAGCAACACAACTCAATAAAcagatgtgtatatatatagctatttataCGCTACTCAGTAGCTAGACAGTGTATACGACAGATACATTACCAAGTGTTCCTTTGTTCCTTTCCTTGGGGTCTAAATGACTGGCCACCATGGATGCAGCAAAACTTGACTTCATAATACTTAAGGGAAGGACTGATGGTACGGGCCAATCGTTTACTGGCGGCTGCTACTGTTCTTGCGTCGCGTTTCCAAAACTTTGTGAAGGTGGCCCTTTCATAAGCCTCCAGTCGCTTGGAAACGTCTTCATAATTGAAGAACAGGTCTCCTACAGTAAAGCCCGTTCTGTCCAAGTCAGTCTCAACTTCCGTTTCAATACACTGGACCTCAGTTTGACCATCGGCGTCGTCACGCTCTTCCGCCATGCTTGCTATCCGTACGCGGTCGGTTTTGCATTCCGTATATTACCGGTCTTTTTAAACAGTGGGTAAAATCCCGTTACCGGTATtataatgttgattttgtaaataCCGGTACCGGGAGGTTAGCCACAGCGTCACTCaaattgtgacccggtctgcgaaaagggctcttatagcctttccaattatccatgtttggctaatcgtaactcctaatctactaacgctatcaccatgtaattacacccacagctactgccaggttagggttgttgagtgaccaaattgtaggcttgtaccatattcaccagtcaagttatgggttaccatatatatgcaattggaaaggctataagagcccttttcgcagaccgggtcacaattgttttcgtaaaagtgtgtgtgtgtacctatctacctatctacctatgtttgtccgtacgcacccacgtgagcaaaatcatttaataacgataaaagcagcttttacgtaagaagtaaaagtgaaatgaagtctgtattaaacttctgcacaggtgaactttgctctgaggtggtttcttttcggcggactgaaatacgggtgtggtgactttcctcagactacctcccccttgaggttttcaggcatttagcaactgaaaaacaacggtgcaggcctcgtacactgccaagaatagcctatcgcttcgagttgaaagggggcgtatcccttacgtacgcgaacgaaaatgaagagcagctttgaggctttgtcgagagaatttgtgggaaaaacacgttagtcacactataaaacagtttagaagatagttttgtgcgtaatatgttggttaaagcggtttatttaacaaacgcttccttagcagtgcatagcaacgtaattgaacgaattacgaatatttcatgaattacgaaatacgagaaatagctaattatattattgcacaacccaaactaccctatcgtaaagtagtaatacatagttggttaattcatagtagtatatactgtctatagttattccagatgagttagctagctgcatggcgcctggtttttagaagtagcacaacatcaacttgttattgaTGGTTTCACGTAACCACAGGAGTTTAAAGTAATAATGTGGATTAAAGTTAGCTGACTTGACTGTAACAACAAAGATTGTGTGAATTTATCATTTACAGAGACACCATCATGAGTGATGTTTAGAATACACTATGATCTGTGATCATAGCAGTCATAGAATTTATGAAGTGTATAAATAACTGTTAATTATGAAATGCTGTAAATACAAATTGTACTGACAATGCATATAATCTCACTGCATGTTGGTGGAGGATCAAGTCACCAATATCTTAGGTCTGGGATGTTGCCTGAGTCAAGATACTGTCTTGTAGGCTTTACCATTCTAACAGATTCCTACTGGACAATAGAACACCATTAGTTGTAATGATGTAATAGCCTTGAGTGTCCACAAggttattacatcattacaacTAATGATGTCTAAGTGTATTATTTTAATGTACAGAATAACACAGATTATAAAATTTTTGTATATAACTTTCATGATCCATAACTTTTTATGTTCTGTTAATACATTATGGTGTATGTAGTTTGTGTTGATATAATGTGTTACTGGACCTGTGGAAACCAGACATGTGGTACATGCCATCATATACCAAATAACTCTCAATACTGGAATGGAATATCTCCATGCATTCTATGACTTGAATCACAAAGCTAATTGAAAGGTATCAGCTCTGAAAATTTGCTGAGGATAGCAAAGCATTAAAACAATTTAGCttcatgaaattttaaaataagtaGTCAACATCTAGCTATGTGTGGATGTCTCCTATACTTACAGACAGATGTATTATATTGTATATGAATTATCTTGAAAACAACTCTGTGTGTTCTGTTCAGAGTATTTTGTGTGGGAGTTAGTATTTTTAAAGACTAGTTTGTCAGCACCTTCATATGGTGACcactgtgtatatgtgtgtgtttgcatgtgtgtgtgtgtgtgtgcgtgtgtgtgtgtgtgttggtgtgtgtgtgtgttggtgtgtgtgtgtgtatgtgtgtgtgtgtgtgtgtgtgtgtgtgtgtgtgtgtgtttgtgtgtgtgtgtgtgtgtgtgtgtaatttttcAATGAAACAAACATTAATTTTTAGAGAATTTTTATAGAAACATTATTTTAATGTACCAG from Dysidea avara chromosome 2, odDysAvar1.4, whole genome shotgun sequence includes these protein-coding regions:
- the LOC136247436 gene encoding uncharacterized protein isoform X3, with the translated sequence MAEERDDADGQTEVQCIETEVETDLDRTGFTVGDLFFNYEDVSKRLEAYERATFTKFWKRDARTVAAASKRLARTISPSLKYYEVKFCCIHGGQSFRPQGKEQRNTWTFKQDCPVNISLRANAAGDALEVKSLCLEHSHDLSQELFNHLPQQRRLPKEVKEKAAKLLEMKANNKLVQQTLCQETGKVILLKDLANINNTRKRQETRNDLNATVNLLTDKYDIKVPSAIKKRGRPRGSELTVVGLPKKKNRRGVEGPCPFIRLHTSDKEKVILNWFVDKEMHG
- the LOC136247436 gene encoding uncharacterized protein isoform X2; amino-acid sequence: MAEERDDADGQTEVQCIETEVETDLDRTGFTVGDLFFNYEDVSKRLEAYERATFTKFWKRDARTVAAASKRLARTISPSLKYYEVKFCCIHGGQSFRPQGKEQRNTWTFKQDCPVNISLRANAAGDALEVKSLCLEHSHDLSQELFNHLPQQRRLPKEVKEKAAKLLEMKANNKLVQQTLCQETGKVILLKDLANINNTRKRQETRNDLNATVNLLTDKYDIKVPSAIKKRGRPRGSELTVVGLPKKKNRRGVEGPCPFIRLHTSDKEKVILNWFVDKEVIDATKKGILIEEEDVECRTELVPNSVLDENVDVCLVRKYFSTDAWMIVEDIIRQKKKKTVWICSVCQHDLHSDQSVLCDSCLTWFHFRCVGLSKLPKKKHWFCRQCHAH